The following proteins come from a genomic window of Ferviditalea candida:
- a CDS encoding helix-turn-helix domain-containing protein: MWTSANNKDNPFFEMLKYVMSLQLKEPWKLIHIEFDEEEEAWPLFIDFERGALFACPYCGTMCTAHDTEMKKWRHLDFWTWKTYMHARVPRTGCDACKKVTLIPVSWSRTKSHFTLLFDAWAMRLMAEMPVNAAARELREHDTRMWRIFHHYVEKAMADLDLNHVKRIAIDETFSRRGHRYITLFVDVDAKTVLFATEGKGMDTHKIELPPPPSTMYAEGYKHHTRLTRIVCRNILVFLKKY, from the coding sequence ATGTGGACCTCTGCAAACAATAAGGATAATCCGTTTTTTGAAATGTTAAAGTATGTGATGTCGCTCCAACTGAAGGAACCTTGGAAATTGATACATATTGAATTTGACGAGGAAGAAGAGGCATGGCCTCTTTTTATCGACTTCGAACGCGGAGCGCTTTTTGCCTGTCCGTACTGCGGTACGATGTGCACCGCGCATGATACAGAAATGAAAAAGTGGCGCCATCTCGACTTTTGGACTTGGAAGACGTACATGCATGCACGTGTGCCAAGAACCGGCTGTGATGCCTGCAAGAAAGTAACCTTGATACCTGTTTCTTGGTCGCGAACAAAATCGCATTTCACGCTATTATTTGATGCATGGGCTATGCGGCTCATGGCGGAAATGCCAGTGAATGCAGCTGCACGAGAACTACGCGAGCATGATACGCGGATGTGGCGGATCTTTCATCATTATGTAGAGAAAGCGATGGCCGATCTGGATTTAAACCACGTGAAGCGGATTGCGATCGACGAGACGTTCTCCCGTCGAGGTCATCGATATATTACGCTGTTTGTCGACGTCGATGCCAAAACCGTACTGTTTGCAACAGAAGGCAAGGGAATGGACACCCACAAAATTGAATTGCCGCCTCCGCCCAGTACCATGTATGCTGAGGGATACAAACATCATACAAGGCTAACTCGCATAGTTTGTCGGAATATTCTGGTTTTTTTAAAAAAATATTGA
- a CDS encoding enoyl-CoA hydratase/isomerase family protein encodes MTTATVSQKQFLTLKKDNGIAEIHLHINKANSYDLNFYREFNAVIDDIRFDSDIKVAILMSDVPKFFSTGADINFLKQADPRFKTQFCLYCNETLDMMARAPQIFIACLEGHTVGGGLEMALGCDLRFMGDQAGQIGLPEVTLGVLAGTAGTQRLARLVGHSCALDMNITGKTISPQEAKRIGLVNDVFPQEQTREKVLEYARKIVDSATYAVSNIKLSIMNGIEMPLNVAIRYEGELQNLLFRSEDAKEGLSAFLEKRKPEWKGR; translated from the coding sequence ATGACTACCGCAACAGTCAGTCAAAAACAATTTCTAACCTTGAAAAAGGACAACGGCATAGCCGAGATTCATCTGCACATCAACAAAGCCAATTCGTATGATTTGAATTTTTACCGGGAATTTAATGCCGTGATCGATGATATCCGTTTTGACAGCGACATCAAAGTGGCGATATTGATGAGTGACGTGCCGAAGTTTTTCTCCACAGGGGCGGACATCAATTTTCTGAAGCAGGCCGACCCCCGGTTCAAAACACAATTTTGCCTGTATTGCAATGAAACGCTGGATATGATGGCGCGGGCTCCGCAGATTTTCATCGCCTGCCTGGAAGGGCATACGGTCGGCGGAGGCCTGGAAATGGCGTTGGGCTGCGATCTGCGCTTCATGGGAGATCAGGCGGGACAAATCGGACTCCCGGAAGTGACCCTGGGCGTGTTGGCGGGAACGGCCGGTACGCAGCGGCTGGCTCGTTTGGTCGGACATTCGTGCGCGCTGGATATGAACATTACGGGCAAGACGATATCGCCGCAGGAAGCGAAGCGGATCGGATTGGTCAATGACGTATTCCCGCAAGAACAAACACGGGAAAAGGTACTGGAGTATGCGCGGAAAATTGTGGACAGCGCGACCTACGCGGTATCGAACATCAAATTGTCGATCATGAACGGCATCGAAATGCCGCTGAACGTGGCGATTCGCTATGAAGGCGAACTGCAGAACCTGCTGTTCCGTTCGGAAGACGCCAAAGAAGGACTGAGCGCATTCCTGGAAAAGCGCAAACCCGAGTGGAAAGGGCGCTAA